A single window of Leptospiraceae bacterium DNA harbors:
- a CDS encoding M23 family metallopeptidase: protein MNGLTVAEAARAKKLFKTPNGVRVPLSSDFNLADHGKNVFRLTDADRAYNADPKNAQTRRLPLVTDDFAGTSRGSQHHSLDLGVNTGTPVHSPKGGKVIDVGVNPTGSYGNTVVIDHGDGTYAVYAHLKEANVKRNDTVNTGDKIATSGGTGERNGVGYAPHLHFEIIKMPEGQTYRPLGAPLLLAYPDHRVDPENFDWEKKEVK from the coding sequence ATGAATGGTCTTACGGTAGCAGAAGCGGCAAGAGCAAAAAAATTATTTAAAACGCCAAATGGTGTACGAGTCCCATTGTCATCAGATTTTAACTTAGCTGACCACGGTAAAAATGTTTTCAGATTAACGGACGCAGATAGAGCGTATAATGCTGATCCGAAAAATGCGCAAACTAGGCGTTTACCATTAGTTACTGATGACTTTGCAGGTACAAGTCGTGGGAGTCAGCATCATTCACTTGACCTTGGTGTTAATACTGGAACACCAGTTCATTCACCGAAAGGAGGAAAAGTTATTGATGTTGGAGTCAACCCTACCGGATCGTATGGAAATACAGTCGTTATAGATCATGGAGATGGTACTTATGCAGTTTACGCTCATTTAAAAGAAGCTAATGTAAAAAGAAATGATACAGTTAACACTGGAGATAAAATAGCTACATCAGGAGGCACAGGAGAGAGAAACGGAGTAGGCTACGCACCGCATTTACATTTTGAAATAATCAAGATGCCTGAAGGTCAAACTTATAGACCACTTGGTGCTCCTTTATTACTTGCATATCCTGACCATAGGGTCGACCCCGAAAATTTCGATTGGGAAAAAAAGGAAGTAAAATAA
- a CDS encoding XRE family transcriptional regulator, whose amino-acid sequence MKKVEFHPKALATLRDFPEEVRRELGQAIFELQKGNHLSMPLAKPMTSIEKGVEELRVKDLRSYTMKKIKPVIAKNAKELAVALGLDEVVGLELEIRSDLNDKIIETVIKQELTHAQVAKLAKTSRTRVTALMNRQSKEISTDLMLRILGAIGVHAKIQFKKIAA is encoded by the coding sequence ATGAAGAAAGTCGAGTTTCATCCTAAAGCCCTTGCAACACTGAGAGATTTTCCAGAGGAAGTACGTCGTGAATTAGGTCAGGCAATTTTTGAACTACAAAAAGGTAATCATCTGTCAATGCCTTTGGCTAAACCTATGACATCTATTGAAAAGGGCGTTGAAGAATTACGCGTAAAAGATTTAAGGAGTTATACAATGAAAAAGATTAAACCCGTTATAGCAAAAAATGCAAAGGAACTTGCAGTTGCTCTTGGACTCGATGAAGTTGTTGGTTTAGAACTTGAAATCCGTAGCGATTTAAATGATAAAATCATTGAGACGGTAATAAAGCAAGAGCTAACTCATGCTCAAGTGGCAAAGCTTGCGAAGACTTCAAGAACAAGGGTTACTGCGCTTATGAATCGCCAATCTAAAGAAATATCTACGGATCTAATGCTAAGGATATTAGGTGCGATTGGAGTTCATGCGAAAATTCAATTCAAAAAAATTGCTGCTTAA
- a CDS encoding transposase family protein: MSHIWDIATRNIFDFLKILFPNNKARQYWKTFLSNHADKIIAMDFCVSYTWNFKTLYTLFIISHKTREIIYFRSTFHPNPAWMKQQIRNAFGFVETLPKCLIMDNDSNFSKDFRSFLRQFGIIPKRTAFHSPWQNGIMERFNGTVRRELLDHVIPAKLR, translated from the coding sequence ATGTCTCATATCTGGGACATTGCTACAAGAAATATTTTTGATTTTTTAAAAATACTTTTCCCGAATAACAAAGCTAGGCAATATTGGAAAACTTTTCTTTCAAACCATGCTGATAAAATTATCGCTATGGACTTTTGTGTTTCATATACTTGGAACTTTAAAACTTTGTATACTCTTTTTATCATCTCGCACAAAACCAGAGAAATCATTTACTTTCGTTCTACCTTTCATCCAAACCCTGCTTGGATGAAACAGCAGATTCGTAATGCTTTCGGTTTTGTAGAAACTCTTCCTAAATGCCTTATCATGGACAACGATTCTAATTTCTCAAAAGACTTTCGTTCTTTCTTGCGGCAATTCGGGATTATCCCAAAGAGAACAGCGTTTCATTCTCCTTGGCAGAATGGGATTATGGAAAGATTCAACGGAACAGTGAGAAGAGAGTTGTTGGATCATGTTATTCCGGCGAAGCTCCGTTAG